One stretch of Halobacillus litoralis DNA includes these proteins:
- a CDS encoding NCS1 family transporter, with translation MDKKTNHLMSPDLMPIPHKEKKISTLGFSFMWVGMAVVLAAFAIGGAGVQEISLIWVVLGTLLGTILIGLAISATADIGIEHGISFPVYMRAPFGTIGTHFPSVVRGVAASMWFGINTFFGSTAINGILNILFGFDNWFVCYILFALFQLFNTALGIKAVEKFADLAAPIIILIGVWMYFTLAGTASEQGKDIWSWVESPVTGGAAFTAFVVVVVGNMGYWSTLAADIASISRFIKAPKLERNWVKRNKGALVGSLVALPLTQTFIVVLGAVSYIAVSNFDPVVALQESASGLVLGILLLMIVLAQWSTNVSANIVPAATIFSNVGGPKLPFWAGVFIAGLVGTVIQPWSIFNLLIPVLLIAAAILSVIVGIIFADYYLLRKRRMNVYDLYKQGGQFRYDGGVNWAGIISWVIGSAFAYTFSTYSFFVGFGVGALCYYLLAKHWYFKKHPQAEIDNPSDDEYLGLTVGRDWVIGEKFVEEKLGRKTGTEGSTRKIDA, from the coding sequence ATGGACAAAAAGACAAATCATTTAATGTCCCCTGATTTAATGCCCATTCCTCACAAAGAGAAAAAAATCAGTACCCTGGGTTTTTCATTCATGTGGGTCGGAATGGCTGTCGTACTGGCAGCTTTTGCTATAGGTGGAGCGGGTGTTCAGGAAATATCTTTGATCTGGGTGGTTCTTGGTACATTGTTGGGAACGATTTTAATCGGTCTTGCCATTTCTGCGACGGCCGATATTGGAATCGAACATGGGATATCTTTCCCAGTTTACATGAGAGCCCCTTTTGGTACGATAGGTACCCATTTTCCATCTGTTGTGCGCGGGGTTGCTGCATCCATGTGGTTTGGTATTAATACGTTCTTCGGTTCAACCGCTATTAATGGAATTTTAAACATTTTATTCGGTTTTGATAATTGGTTCGTTTGTTATATTCTTTTTGCTTTATTCCAATTATTCAACACGGCATTAGGGATCAAAGCGGTAGAGAAGTTCGCTGACTTGGCTGCCCCGATCATCATTTTGATTGGAGTATGGATGTATTTCACTCTTGCAGGAACAGCTTCTGAACAGGGGAAAGACATATGGAGCTGGGTGGAAAGCCCTGTGACCGGAGGAGCAGCTTTTACAGCTTTTGTTGTCGTCGTTGTTGGGAATATGGGATATTGGTCAACGCTCGCAGCTGATATAGCTTCCATCTCCCGTTTTATTAAAGCACCGAAATTGGAACGTAATTGGGTGAAAAGAAACAAAGGGGCTCTCGTAGGAAGCCTTGTAGCACTGCCTTTGACACAAACATTCATCGTGGTTCTTGGTGCCGTCTCTTACATTGCTGTCTCCAACTTTGACCCTGTCGTCGCTTTACAGGAATCAGCAAGTGGACTTGTCTTAGGTATCCTTCTATTAATGATCGTTCTCGCTCAGTGGTCGACGAACGTGTCGGCTAACATCGTTCCTGCGGCTACGATCTTTTCCAATGTCGGCGGACCGAAGCTGCCATTCTGGGCTGGCGTCTTCATTGCAGGTCTTGTAGGAACAGTCATTCAGCCCTGGAGTATTTTCAACTTATTGATTCCGGTATTGCTGATTGCCGCAGCGATTCTATCTGTCATCGTAGGCATCATTTTTGCCGATTACTATTTATTGAGAAAGCGGAGAATGAACGTCTACGATTTGTATAAACAAGGGGGGCAATTCCGCTATGACGGAGGAGTCAACTGGGCTGGCATCATTTCATGGGTGATCGGAAGTGCCTTCGCTTACACGTTCTCCACCTATTCTTTCTTCGTCGGGTTTGGCGTAGGCGCCTTGTGTTATTACTTATTAGCCAAACATTGGTATTTCAAAAAGCATCCCCAGGCAGAAATTGATAATCCAAGTGATGATGAATATCTGGGCCTAACCGTGGGTCGGGACTGGGTCATCGGAGAAAAATTTGTAGAAGAAAAGCTTGGGCGTAAGACAGGTACAGAAGGATCCACTCGAAAAATAGATGCTTAA
- a CDS encoding phage holin family protein, with translation MDFMIDFTPYLGLAVLLYAMRQTRRVPNRYIPILAVVLGVAFSYWQQGISPAATVEGLKYALYGIGTVAGVKYFLEKKEEKVKD, from the coding sequence ATGGATTTCATGATCGACTTCACTCCGTATTTAGGACTCGCTGTATTGTTGTATGCAATGAGGCAGACGAGACGTGTGCCGAACAGGTACATTCCTATCCTCGCTGTAGTCTTAGGGGTTGCATTTTCCTATTGGCAGCAAGGTATCTCTCCCGCAGCAACGGTCGAAGGGTTAAAGTACGCTTTGTATGGAATCGGAACGGTCGCTGGTGTGAAGTATTTTCTGGAGAAAAAAGAAGAAAAGGTAAAGGACTGA
- a CDS encoding NAD(P)-dependent oxidoreductase, protein MTQLKSKGISLENLKVNFEEVHDGLNAQEAMEESNRCLYCYDAPCIQACPTGIDIPKFIKKIASGNLKGSATTIMSSNPVGATCARVCPTEELCEGACVLNHSTEPILIGDLQRFATDWAIKNEQLLFKPGKKNGKKVAVVGGGPAGLSAARELARFGYDVTIFEAEAEAGGLDTYGIVSFRLPQDISRWEVDQVEKLDVEIRTNTRVGTDVSFEELTNEYDSIVLTIGMGNVPMLGIDGEDLEGVHDAIDFVKSTKSGPITDELLGKNVVVVGAGNTAIDAATCAARKGAGDVKIVYRRTRNEMTAYEFEYDFAKQDDVEFNWLTQPVEIIGDENGKVTHLKCVKMALGDPDADGRRRPSPVENSEFEMKVDAVIKAIGQSRYTDLIEGFGLDHEGGVVTVDSETLQTSNPKVFSAGDVIFAKGQGEAMVVTAAQQGKEAAMAIHKQLAPEPTNAYKSFNKEEHTWLT, encoded by the coding sequence TTGACCCAGTTAAAGAGCAAAGGAATTTCATTAGAAAATTTGAAGGTGAACTTCGAGGAAGTCCATGACGGGCTGAATGCTCAGGAAGCGATGGAAGAATCAAACCGTTGTTTGTATTGTTACGATGCTCCTTGTATCCAGGCTTGTCCGACAGGGATCGATATACCGAAATTCATTAAAAAAATCGCATCTGGGAACTTGAAAGGATCGGCTACGACCATTATGTCGTCCAACCCTGTCGGTGCGACTTGCGCCCGTGTTTGTCCGACCGAAGAGTTGTGCGAAGGCGCCTGTGTTTTGAACCATTCCACTGAACCGATCTTAATCGGAGATTTACAACGATTTGCCACAGACTGGGCCATCAAAAACGAACAATTATTGTTCAAGCCTGGCAAGAAAAATGGGAAAAAAGTTGCGGTTGTAGGCGGAGGACCTGCCGGGTTGTCGGCAGCCAGGGAACTCGCAAGGTTCGGTTATGACGTAACGATTTTTGAAGCCGAAGCTGAAGCAGGTGGTCTGGATACCTACGGGATTGTTTCTTTCCGTCTTCCACAGGATATTTCTCGGTGGGAAGTCGACCAAGTCGAGAAACTGGATGTTGAAATCCGCACCAATACGCGTGTAGGCACAGATGTTTCTTTTGAAGAGTTGACCAATGAGTATGATTCGATTGTTTTGACAATCGGAATGGGGAATGTTCCGATGCTCGGCATTGATGGAGAGGATCTGGAGGGTGTGCATGACGCGATTGATTTTGTGAAAAGTACGAAATCCGGACCGATCACCGACGAGCTCCTTGGGAAAAATGTCGTCGTAGTCGGAGCTGGTAACACAGCTATTGATGCAGCGACTTGTGCTGCTCGAAAAGGTGCTGGCGATGTAAAGATCGTCTATCGCCGGACAAGGAATGAAATGACCGCTTATGAGTTTGAATATGACTTCGCGAAGCAGGATGATGTCGAATTCAACTGGCTCACACAACCTGTTGAAATCATTGGTGATGAAAACGGGAAAGTCACTCATTTAAAATGCGTGAAGATGGCCCTCGGTGATCCGGATGCAGATGGACGACGCCGACCATCTCCTGTTGAAAACTCTGAATTTGAGATGAAAGTGGACGCTGTCATTAAAGCGATTGGACAAAGTCGTTATACCGATCTTATTGAAGGGTTTGGACTGGATCATGAAGGTGGCGTTGTCACAGTCGATTCAGAAACATTGCAAACATCGAACCCGAAAGTTTTTTCAGCGGGAGATGTCATTTTTGCCAAAGGTCAGGGAGAAGCGATGGTCGTGACAGCTGCTCAGCAAGGAAAAGAGGCGGCGATGGCGATCCACAAACAACTGGCACCTGAACCGACGAACGCCTACAAATCTTTCAACAAGGAGGAACATACATGGCTGACTTAA
- a CDS encoding PucR family transcriptional regulator — protein MNEHMSIENILKRDHFASAEVIAGGKGVDRLVKWVHVYEMIEVRKNLKGGELVLSTGFGWKDDHELFIHLLKQLIEKEVAGICIEIGSFVDYISQEAIDYAEAHDFPIILFREEVSFVEITQDIHADLINQQYEFITNLEDYSQRLNKRLLSIDNYFEILKNLQQYVNCQLVYIAKDHTVVTIPALREKEREQVLMELSKPNTGSRRVLKQPVQVFDREFANIYLLSNRREFGEFESLLLDRTGTALAQYLLRELYTEEKRKAKETEWLTEWLQGEHEEEEIRDRLAIYKLDKSVKGAIVLTIKLNMVDRQKSNPDVTYMNMLIHNIFDQNGYYVFPVEKRHQLTFILLNRKEAEDWKERIKRGVVRLQKISLLNDSSISSFQIAGGKYVKELSKLHESFQTAQETLTLQEKLPENQSKFFYDDLHMYRLISLVHQHSNLDGLVEEYLEPIIKYDEKNNTNLLETLRVYLACNGSKKETASKVFVVRQTLYHRLEKLEKLLGPDFMECEKRQVIEFALLAHEYQRAVT, from the coding sequence ATGAACGAACACATGTCGATTGAAAACATCCTGAAAAGGGACCACTTCGCTTCTGCAGAAGTAATTGCTGGTGGGAAAGGCGTCGACCGGCTGGTCAAATGGGTTCACGTTTATGAGATGATCGAAGTGAGAAAGAACTTGAAAGGTGGAGAGCTTGTCCTTTCGACAGGTTTTGGCTGGAAGGATGACCATGAGCTTTTTATCCACTTATTAAAACAACTAATTGAAAAAGAAGTAGCCGGAATCTGTATCGAAATCGGGAGTTTCGTAGATTACATAAGCCAAGAAGCGATCGATTATGCGGAAGCCCACGATTTTCCAATCATCTTATTCCGGGAAGAAGTTTCTTTTGTGGAAATTACCCAAGATATTCATGCGGATCTCATCAATCAGCAATACGAATTCATTACGAATTTAGAAGATTATTCGCAGCGGCTGAATAAACGGTTGCTATCGATTGATAACTACTTTGAGATCCTAAAAAATTTGCAGCAATATGTGAATTGCCAGCTCGTCTATATTGCCAAGGATCATACGGTCGTCACGATCCCAGCCTTGAGAGAGAAAGAACGCGAGCAAGTATTGATGGAGCTGAGCAAGCCGAACACTGGATCGAGAAGAGTTTTAAAACAGCCGGTCCAAGTATTTGATCGGGAATTTGCGAATATTTACTTATTGTCCAACCGTAGAGAGTTTGGTGAATTCGAATCTTTATTATTGGATCGAACGGGGACTGCCCTTGCGCAATACTTGTTAAGAGAACTTTATACGGAAGAGAAGAGAAAAGCAAAAGAAACGGAATGGTTAACAGAGTGGTTGCAGGGAGAGCATGAAGAAGAAGAGATTCGTGACAGACTTGCCATTTACAAACTGGATAAATCCGTAAAAGGCGCTATTGTACTTACCATTAAGTTGAATATGGTGGACAGACAGAAATCCAACCCTGACGTCACTTATATGAATATGCTCATCCATAATATCTTTGACCAGAACGGGTATTATGTTTTTCCAGTAGAGAAGCGACATCAGCTTACTTTTATTCTTTTAAACAGAAAAGAAGCAGAAGATTGGAAGGAAAGGATCAAACGCGGGGTCGTAAGGCTACAGAAAATTAGCCTGTTGAATGATTCTAGTATTTCATCTTTTCAGATTGCAGGTGGTAAATACGTCAAGGAACTATCCAAGTTGCATGAAAGTTTTCAAACCGCCCAGGAGACCTTAACTTTGCAGGAGAAGCTTCCCGAAAATCAGTCTAAATTTTTTTACGATGACTTACACATGTACCGATTGATTTCACTCGTCCATCAGCACAGTAACCTTGATGGATTGGTCGAAGAGTACTTAGAACCGATTATCAAGTATGATGAAAAGAATAACACCAACCTCCTTGAGACATTAAGGGTCTATTTGGCGTGCAACGGATCTAAAAAAGAAACCGCTTCCAAAGTTTTTGTAGTTCGTCAGACCTTATATCATCGTCTGGAGAAGTTAGAAAAACTGCTCGGACCTGACTTCATGGAATGTGAAAAACGGCAGGTCATCGAATTTGCGCTTCTTGCTCATGAATATCAAAGAGCCGTTACCTAA
- a CDS encoding tRNA-dihydrouridine synthase, protein MADLSLNLAGIKSPNPYWLASAPPTNSGYQVQRAFEAGWGGAVWKTLGEPILNVSSRFAAVGFNGKQVAGFNNIELITDRPLEVNLKEIYETKKRFPDHAIIASLMVEPTQEKWHEIVKRVEDVGVDGLELNFGCPHGMAERGMGGSLRPGFQSLLRSRRCGRKKSRKRLSS, encoded by the coding sequence ATGGCTGACTTAAGTTTGAATTTAGCAGGAATTAAATCACCGAATCCATATTGGCTCGCGTCTGCACCTCCAACAAACTCAGGCTATCAGGTCCAGCGCGCATTTGAAGCGGGGTGGGGTGGTGCCGTTTGGAAAACATTGGGTGAACCGATTTTAAACGTATCCTCTCGTTTTGCTGCCGTAGGGTTTAACGGAAAACAAGTGGCTGGTTTCAATAATATTGAGCTGATCACAGACCGTCCATTAGAAGTGAACTTGAAGGAAATTTACGAAACGAAAAAACGGTTTCCAGACCATGCAATCATTGCTTCATTGATGGTTGAACCGACTCAGGAAAAATGGCATGAAATTGTCAAACGTGTCGAAGATGTCGGGGTGGATGGACTGGAGTTGAACTTCGGGTGTCCACACGGGATGGCGGAACGCGGCATGGGGGGCAGCCTCCGGCCAGGTTTCCAGAGCTTGTTGAGAAGCAGACGATGTGGGCGAAAGAAGTCGCGCAAACGCCTGTCATCGTAA
- a CDS encoding nitrilase-related carbon-nitrogen hydrolase, with the protein MSDKVQIGLIQASHDVDGSEPVEVHKQHSIEKHIKLVKEAAEKGAQIICLQEIFYGPYFCSEQNPKWYDSAEEIPNGPTTIRLQELAKELGVVIVLPIYEKEGISTYYNTAAVIDADGSYLGKYRKHHIPQVAVGDKGHGFWEKYYFKPGNLGYPVFDTAFAKVGVYICYDRHFPEGARLLGLNGAEVVFNPSATVAGLSEYLWKLEQPAHAVANGYYLGAINRVGYEGPWNMGEFYGQSYLVDPRGNFVATASRDQDEVLVAEMDKKFIREVRDTWQFYRDRRPETYENMVELLP; encoded by the coding sequence GTGTCTGATAAAGTCCAAATAGGTTTGATCCAGGCTTCACATGATGTGGATGGAAGTGAGCCTGTAGAGGTTCACAAACAACATTCCATAGAAAAGCATATCAAACTAGTAAAAGAAGCAGCAGAAAAAGGGGCGCAGATCATCTGCCTTCAGGAAATCTTCTATGGTCCATATTTTTGCTCGGAGCAAAACCCGAAGTGGTACGATTCCGCAGAAGAAATTCCAAATGGTCCGACGACGATACGTTTGCAGGAGCTTGCCAAGGAGTTAGGTGTCGTCATTGTTCTACCTATCTATGAAAAAGAGGGAATTTCGACGTACTACAATACAGCGGCGGTCATTGATGCAGATGGCTCTTATCTAGGAAAATATCGTAAACATCATATTCCTCAAGTAGCTGTAGGGGACAAAGGGCACGGTTTTTGGGAAAAATATTACTTCAAGCCAGGGAATCTCGGCTATCCAGTATTCGATACGGCCTTTGCCAAAGTCGGTGTTTATATCTGCTATGACCGCCACTTCCCTGAAGGTGCTAGATTGCTAGGTTTGAACGGGGCAGAAGTGGTCTTTAACCCATCAGCAACTGTAGCTGGACTTTCTGAGTACCTATGGAAACTTGAGCAGCCTGCTCATGCCGTAGCGAATGGGTATTACCTTGGCGCTATTAACCGTGTCGGTTATGAAGGCCCTTGGAACATGGGTGAATTTTATGGACAGTCTTATCTTGTCGACCCACGCGGAAACTTCGTTGCAACCGCCAGCCGTGATCAAGACGAAGTCCTCGTTGCAGAAATGGACAAGAAGTTTATCCGTGAAGTCCGTGACACATGGCAGTTCTATCGCGACCGCCGTCCTGAAACTTACGAAAACATGGTTGAGCTTCTCCCTTAA
- a CDS encoding aspartate aminotransferase family protein, with translation MTKADVKSELLSKDEKYVWHSMKPYNPDATMVAKSAKGSWITDIDGNRFLDAMSGLWCVNVGYGREELAKAAYEQIKDLSYTPLTQSHEAAIQLGEKINQLLGDDYVVFFSNSGSEANEAAFKMVRQYHQQKGDHYRTKFISRYRAYHGNSTSALAATGQAQRKYKYEPLGLGFLHVAPPDEYRNEHSEKDQWGAKEIDDVMTWEYSESIAGVIMEPIITGGGVIVPPEQYMKEVQAICEKHGALMIVDEVICGFGRTGKPFGFMNYGVKPDIITMAKGITSAYLPLSATAVKREVYEAFCGDDTYDFFRHINTFGGHPAACAVALKNIEIMERENLFERSRELGEAARNDLNTRLQNHNHVGNVRGKGLLIGIEMVESKETKDPLAVEKVNQIIAYCKNKGILIGKNGMTVAGFNNVITLSPPLSIEEEELTFLLDTVVEAIQSI, from the coding sequence TTGACTAAAGCTGATGTAAAAAGTGAATTGCTTTCAAAAGACGAAAAGTACGTATGGCACTCCATGAAACCTTATAACCCTGATGCAACAATGGTGGCGAAAAGTGCGAAAGGTTCCTGGATCACCGATATAGACGGTAACCGGTTCTTGGATGCGATGTCAGGATTATGGTGTGTGAACGTGGGATATGGGAGAGAAGAGCTTGCGAAAGCAGCTTATGAACAGATCAAGGATCTATCTTATACGCCGCTTACTCAAAGCCATGAAGCAGCAATTCAATTAGGAGAAAAAATCAATCAGCTGCTTGGGGATGACTATGTTGTTTTTTTCTCAAACAGTGGATCGGAAGCGAATGAAGCGGCGTTTAAAATGGTACGTCAATATCATCAGCAAAAAGGAGACCATTACCGCACGAAGTTCATTTCAAGGTATCGAGCTTATCATGGAAATTCCACAAGCGCGTTAGCTGCCACTGGCCAAGCACAGAGGAAATATAAGTATGAACCACTTGGCCTCGGTTTTTTACATGTCGCACCCCCTGATGAGTATCGGAATGAACATAGTGAAAAAGATCAATGGGGAGCAAAGGAAATCGATGATGTGATGACATGGGAATATAGTGAGTCGATTGCTGGAGTGATCATGGAGCCGATCATTACAGGTGGTGGTGTGATCGTACCGCCTGAGCAGTATATGAAAGAGGTTCAAGCCATTTGTGAAAAACATGGAGCCCTTATGATCGTAGATGAAGTGATTTGTGGATTCGGACGTACGGGTAAGCCGTTCGGTTTTATGAACTATGGAGTAAAGCCTGATATCATTACGATGGCAAAAGGGATTACGAGTGCTTATCTTCCTCTTTCAGCAACAGCAGTCAAACGGGAAGTGTATGAAGCCTTTTGTGGTGACGATACGTATGACTTCTTCCGTCACATCAATACCTTCGGTGGTCATCCGGCGGCATGTGCGGTTGCCCTCAAGAATATTGAAATTATGGAAAGAGAAAACTTGTTTGAGCGTTCACGTGAATTAGGTGAGGCAGCAAGAAATGATTTGAACACGCGTCTTCAAAACCATAACCATGTGGGTAATGTGAGAGGAAAGGGATTGCTCATCGGTATCGAAATGGTGGAAAGCAAAGAAACGAAGGACCCATTAGCTGTGGAGAAAGTTAATCAGATCATCGCCTATTGTAAAAACAAAGGGATACTGATTGGCAAAAACGGGATGACAGTGGCTGGCTTCAATAATGTCATTACATTGTCCCCACCTTTGTCTATTGAAGAAGAGGAGTTGACTTTCTTGCTCGATACCGTGGTAGAGGCGATTCAGTCGATATGA
- the preA gene encoding NAD-dependent dihydropyrimidine dehydrogenase subunit PreA, translating to MSTRDGGTRHGGQPPARFPELVEKQTMWAKEVAQTPVIVKLTPNITDITFTAEAAVNGGADAVSMINTINSLAGVDIDSWDTIPNVAGKGAHGGYCGPAVKPIALNMVAECARHPKINVPISGMGGVSSWREAVEFMLMGATGVQVCTAAMHHGFSIIEDMVDGLDNYLDEKGIDSVMDLVGKSVEKYSDWGNLDLNHQVVAQINNDVCINCNKCHIACEDTSHQCIDMLKDADGNDILKVREEDCVGCNLCSIVCPVDGAIDMVEYANGKPPMTWNERQAAIGAASSCDVNLIK from the coding sequence GTGTCCACACGGGATGGCGGAACGCGGCATGGGGGGCAGCCTCCGGCCAGGTTTCCAGAGCTTGTTGAGAAGCAGACGATGTGGGCGAAAGAAGTCGCGCAAACGCCTGTCATCGTAAAACTCACACCGAATATTACCGACATTACTTTCACAGCAGAAGCAGCCGTTAATGGCGGCGCGGATGCAGTCAGTATGATTAACACGATTAACAGTCTAGCTGGGGTCGATATCGATTCATGGGATACGATTCCGAACGTAGCTGGAAAAGGAGCCCACGGTGGATATTGTGGTCCTGCCGTTAAGCCAATTGCATTGAACATGGTGGCTGAATGTGCCCGTCATCCGAAAATCAATGTTCCGATTTCCGGAATGGGCGGGGTATCGAGCTGGAGAGAAGCGGTTGAGTTCATGCTGATGGGCGCAACAGGTGTCCAAGTCTGTACAGCTGCGATGCACCACGGATTCAGCATCATTGAGGATATGGTCGATGGCCTCGACAATTATCTTGATGAAAAAGGCATTGATTCTGTGATGGATCTTGTTGGCAAGTCTGTCGAGAAGTACAGCGACTGGGGCAATTTGGACCTCAATCACCAAGTTGTTGCTCAAATCAATAACGATGTGTGCATCAACTGTAATAAGTGTCATATCGCGTGTGAAGATACTTCTCACCAGTGTATCGACATGTTGAAGGATGCCGATGGTAACGACATTTTGAAAGTACGTGAAGAAGATTGTGTAGGGTGTAACCTCTGCAGCATCGTATGCCCAGTTGATGGCGCGATTGACATGGTCGAGTATGCGAATGGAAAGCCACCGATGACATGGAATGAAAGACAAGCAGCCATTGGTGCAGCCTCTTCTTGTGATGTGAATTTAATCAAATAA
- a CDS encoding ABC transporter ATP-binding protein translates to MHRFGKVTIIDYVDFTIQKGEIFGLLGPSGAGKTTLVKLIAGILQPTKGSILLNGVSMPDLEQMKRYGFMAQSDALYQELTAWENLDFFASIYKLPKKKRKERIKEVLEMVDLSSSSKQPVETFSGGMKRRLSLAAALVHEPELIILDEPTVGIDPVLRQSIWNELYDLKKKGVTIIVTTHVMDEAEKCDRLALLRNGKVIAMDTPEKLKEEVNVKSIEDVFLHYGGETK, encoded by the coding sequence ATGCATCGGTTTGGCAAGGTAACGATCATTGATTATGTAGATTTTACTATTCAGAAAGGTGAAATTTTCGGTCTCCTCGGTCCCTCAGGTGCTGGAAAGACAACGCTTGTTAAATTAATCGCGGGGATTTTACAGCCGACAAAAGGATCTATTCTTCTTAACGGGGTATCCATGCCCGACCTCGAGCAAATGAAAAGGTATGGGTTTATGGCACAATCTGATGCTTTATATCAAGAATTGACGGCATGGGAGAACCTTGATTTTTTTGCTTCCATCTACAAGTTGCCTAAAAAAAAGAGAAAAGAAAGAATAAAAGAGGTGCTTGAAATGGTTGACTTGTCATCCTCCTCAAAACAGCCGGTTGAAACTTTTTCAGGGGGGATGAAAAGGCGGTTATCATTAGCTGCAGCTCTTGTTCATGAACCAGAACTGATAATCCTTGATGAGCCTACCGTTGGAATTGACCCTGTTTTACGGCAGTCCATTTGGAATGAACTTTATGATTTGAAGAAAAAGGGCGTCACGATTATTGTGACCACGCATGTCATGGACGAGGCGGAGAAGTGTGATCGCCTGGCTCTTCTCAGAAACGGAAAAGTGATTGCCATGGATACCCCTGAGAAGTTAAAAGAGGAAGTAAATGTGAAGTCTATTGAAGACGTGTTCTTGCATTATGGAGGTGAAACTAAATGA
- a CDS encoding TetR/AcrR family transcriptional regulator — MTDFKKWVETLEQTTEEDRKLTPKQEQILKAAVEIFAEKGYASSSTSEIAAKANVAEGTIFRHYKTKKRTLDLYRDAIYDEVHSAVFCFSFCQ; from the coding sequence ATGACTGATTTTAAGAAATGGGTGGAGACTTTAGAGCAAACCACAGAGGAAGATCGGAAGTTAACACCGAAACAAGAACAAATTTTAAAAGCGGCCGTAGAGATTTTTGCAGAAAAGGGGTACGCTTCTTCTTCCACCAGTGAAATTGCGGCTAAGGCGAATGTGGCGGAGGGGACGATTTTTCGTCACTATAAAACGAAAAAAAGAACTCTTGATCTCTATCGTGACGCCATTTATGACGAAGTTCACTCTGCCGTTTTTTGCTTCTCATTTTGCCAGTAA
- a CDS encoding excalibur calcium-binding domain-containing protein → MKKILSVLFLLTLTFGSAGVVSADSHDGDKDCSDFDSTAEAEQYWEENGYDENNDPDGLDRDKDGTPCESLGGSSSDDSSSDSDASDDEAMEDSEESGTQEESSDEEGGELPETAAPYATYALLGLGLFLLSGGLLFVRKEN, encoded by the coding sequence ATGAAAAAAATCTTATCTGTGTTGTTCCTTTTGACTTTAACCTTTGGCAGTGCAGGAGTCGTAAGTGCAGATAGCCATGACGGAGACAAAGATTGCAGCGACTTTGATTCTACAGCAGAAGCAGAACAATATTGGGAAGAAAATGGATACGACGAAAACAACGATCCAGATGGACTGGACCGTGATAAAGATGGTACCCCATGTGAAAGCTTAGGTGGCAGCTCTTCAGATGATAGCTCTAGTGATTCAGATGCATCAGATGATGAAGCCATGGAAGATTCTGAGGAAAGCGGAACTCAAGAGGAATCCTCTGACGAAGAAGGTGGAGAGCTTCCAGAGACCGCGGCGCCTTATGCTACATATGCGTTACTCGGGTTGGGGCTGTTTCTATTGAGTGGTGGCCTGTTGTTTGTACGGAAAGAAAATTAA
- a CDS encoding TetR/AcrR family transcriptional regulator C-terminal domain-containing protein, which produces MTKFTLPFFASHFASKVFEEPPEGLEGLLRTLLKNRFEFAKENAPLLRIVIQEMAFHPELQEKFQEVFLEEVFPKFEEALNQLKENGKLVEIPNASIIRMIISSVLGFLVTRFIIAPELNWDDDKEIDHTIDFIMHGLAQK; this is translated from the coding sequence ATGACGAAGTTCACTCTGCCGTTTTTTGCTTCTCATTTTGCCAGTAAAGTCTTTGAAGAGCCTCCTGAAGGATTAGAAGGTTTATTGCGCACTCTTTTGAAGAATCGGTTTGAATTTGCCAAGGAGAACGCACCGCTTTTGCGTATTGTCATTCAGGAAATGGCATTTCATCCTGAGCTGCAGGAAAAATTTCAAGAAGTATTTCTTGAAGAGGTTTTCCCGAAATTTGAAGAAGCTTTGAATCAATTGAAGGAAAATGGGAAACTTGTAGAAATACCCAATGCCTCCATCATACGTATGATTATTTCTTCCGTACTCGGATTTCTGGTCACCCGTTTTATTATTGCACCTGAATTAAACTGGGATGACGATAAGGAAATTGATCATACGATTGACTTCATTATGCATGGTTTAGCTCAGAAATAA